The following are encoded in a window of Pecten maximus chromosome 17, xPecMax1.1, whole genome shotgun sequence genomic DNA:
- the LOC117315129 gene encoding uncharacterized protein LOC117315129 yields the protein MFCDVYNSPLHLSNTLWERRLGLGSTLHIQCTNAVCDAVCQVDTGKRGSSGAFDVNSKAAIGMVHAGIGPSQVNNFLVECNIPPIATSTLKRKESLIGKTLVEAASTSCRDAQTEEKELSSEKVILLDMFSLSPFALHILSYMSQMVSSKCTFVTKFSAININNSPIEDSSLMCFMQITTPQQLQECFWTSQN from the exons ATGTTCTGCGATGTATACAATTCGCCCCTCCATCTCTCCAACACACTGTGGGAGCGCAGACTTGGACTTGGAAGCACGCTCCATATTCAGTGCACCAACGCGGTGTGTGATGCTGTATGCCAAGTGGACACTGGAAAACGGGGATCATCAGGGGCGTTTGATGTAAATTCCAAGGCTGCTATAG gtATGGTTCATGCTGGAATTGGCCCATCACAGGTTAATAATTTTCTGGTGGAGTGCAACATACCCCCCATTGCTACATCCACTCTTAAAAGAAAAGAGTCACTGATTGGAAAGACTTTGGTGGAAGCTGCATCAACATCATGCAGAGATGCTCAAACTGAAGAAAAAGAATTGAGTTCAGAAAAGGTAATTTTATTGGACATGTTTTCTTTATCTCCTTTTGCATTACATATTTTGTCATATATGTCACAAATGGTAAGttcaaaatgtacatttgtaaccAAATTTTCAGCAATTAACATAAACa ACTCTCCGATCGAGGATTCCAGCTTGATGTGTTTCATGCAGATAACGACTCCACAACAACTGCAAGAATGCTTTTGGACTTCCCAAAATTAG